In the genome of Paenibacillus sp. FSL R5-0766, one region contains:
- the dinG gene encoding ATP-dependent DNA helicase DinG translates to MKFAVLDFETTGTQSDGEIIQAGLAIIDHDYSITQIYSSYVNPGVPIPPFISGLTGITDEDVADAPSLEEMMMEMVPLLNDVVLVGHNVAFDFHFLQNALDRCGYLPFTGRILDTIDFLKITFPSLGSYQLGYVSSEFGFQHDRPHQADSDALATAYVLLKCLDELKELPLITIQRLSDLFSPEDSDLGWFLDGMRSEKEAEPIQDLDGHTYYRQLALNVSDWTDIGAPRDEREANPLDGVSFEQFMDQVRENLKDTLDHYEEREAQTQMFSSVRQALDEEKHLLIEAGTGTGKSLGYLLPAIYESVKQEQKVMVSTHTINLQEQLRERDIPMLTQVVPFPFKAAVFKGRGHYLCLRKFEHKINKREFATPKEDYFTAAQMIVWLTQTETGDDEELNLSGRGGDFWETVQSESESCLGRSCPWFRKCFYHRAKHEAGLSDIVITNHSKLFTDVKAAHQLLPAYESLVIDEAHHLEDVAGKHLGMHMKYFTLVHTLTRLFKDSRNGQLPMLRSQLSGHENSVQWGSMVDQMFPLALEVKELWDRMSDALFGLLPERSDASPGETGQFSLRLKASQKPAKWQELQDLENQIYVTLGDLVRKGDKLLLEVKEDQDDYQSDSLITDITGLLKDLTTLKENLRFFMRMDDAKTVYWMEASGQFRSKSLQLYAVPVDVSAQLKDLFFDKKKSVVLTSATLSVDKSFQFMIEQLGLQEASENNRLLTSMLPSPFNYRDQALLVIPRDFPSVKGSVGDAHFVNMLVQSLAETAIATRGRMMVLFTSYKMLRQVYDPLKEALSGNDISLLGQGVDSGSRSKLTRRFQDAKATVLLGTSSFWEGVDIPGEALTCLAIVRLPFQPPNHPLVEAKSELLQEQKKNPFMKLSVPQAVIRFKQGFGRLVRTAKDRGIVIVYDTRVIEAYYGKFFLYSLPGPKMEHMLTEQMVPRITEWLEKPANEQK, encoded by the coding sequence ATGAAATTTGCCGTATTGGATTTCGAAACAACCGGCACGCAGTCCGACGGTGAGATTATACAGGCCGGACTTGCCATCATAGATCATGACTACAGCATAACTCAAATATATAGTTCTTATGTGAACCCTGGTGTACCGATTCCCCCGTTTATTTCGGGGTTGACGGGTATTACCGATGAAGATGTGGCGGACGCTCCTTCACTCGAAGAGATGATGATGGAGATGGTTCCGCTGCTTAATGATGTGGTGCTTGTTGGACACAACGTCGCTTTTGATTTTCACTTTTTGCAGAATGCTCTCGACCGTTGCGGTTATTTGCCGTTCACTGGCCGCATTCTGGACACGATTGATTTTCTGAAGATTACATTCCCATCACTGGGTTCTTATCAACTCGGTTATGTGTCTTCCGAATTTGGATTTCAACATGATCGCCCTCACCAGGCAGACAGTGATGCACTGGCGACAGCCTATGTGTTGCTCAAGTGTCTGGATGAGTTAAAGGAATTACCGCTCATAACGATTCAGCGCCTCAGTGACCTGTTTTCACCAGAAGACAGTGACTTGGGTTGGTTTTTGGACGGAATGCGCAGTGAGAAGGAAGCAGAGCCGATTCAGGATCTGGACGGACATACCTATTATCGTCAGCTTGCTCTTAATGTAAGTGATTGGACTGATATTGGTGCACCACGCGATGAGCGGGAGGCTAACCCCCTCGATGGTGTAAGCTTCGAACAGTTTATGGACCAGGTTCGGGAGAACCTGAAGGATACGCTGGATCATTACGAAGAGCGTGAAGCGCAGACTCAGATGTTCAGCAGTGTAAGGCAAGCCCTGGATGAAGAGAAACATCTCTTGATCGAAGCAGGAACGGGTACCGGTAAATCTCTAGGGTATCTGTTGCCTGCTATATACGAAAGTGTGAAGCAAGAACAGAAAGTTATGGTCAGCACGCATACGATCAATCTGCAGGAGCAATTGAGAGAGCGAGACATTCCGATGCTGACCCAAGTGGTTCCGTTCCCGTTTAAGGCTGCTGTATTCAAAGGACGTGGACATTACCTGTGCCTGCGCAAATTTGAACACAAAATCAATAAACGTGAATTCGCTACACCCAAAGAGGATTATTTCACAGCGGCTCAGATGATTGTCTGGCTTACACAGACCGAAACCGGAGATGATGAGGAACTTAACCTTAGCGGACGCGGAGGGGACTTCTGGGAGACGGTACAGAGCGAATCAGAGTCTTGTCTGGGAAGATCATGTCCATGGTTCCGCAAATGTTTCTACCATCGTGCCAAACATGAAGCAGGGTTGTCTGATATCGTAATCACCAATCACTCCAAATTATTTACGGATGTGAAAGCCGCGCATCAGCTGCTGCCAGCCTATGAGAGTCTTGTGATTGACGAGGCACATCATCTGGAGGATGTCGCTGGTAAACATCTTGGAATGCATATGAAATATTTCACCTTGGTTCATACACTGACCCGCCTATTTAAAGACAGTCGTAATGGTCAGCTGCCTATGCTTCGTTCGCAGTTATCCGGGCATGAAAATTCGGTGCAATGGGGCTCTATGGTGGATCAGATGTTCCCGCTCGCTCTTGAAGTTAAGGAGCTGTGGGATCGTATGAGCGATGCCTTGTTTGGTCTGTTGCCTGAACGAAGTGATGCTTCACCGGGAGAAACGGGGCAATTTTCACTGCGTCTGAAAGCATCTCAGAAACCTGCAAAATGGCAGGAGTTGCAGGATCTGGAGAACCAGATCTATGTGACTCTGGGCGATTTGGTTCGCAAAGGGGACAAATTGCTGCTTGAGGTGAAAGAAGATCAGGATGATTATCAATCGGATAGTTTGATCACGGACATTACAGGATTACTGAAAGATCTGACCACATTGAAGGAGAATCTACGGTTCTTCATGCGAATGGATGACGCCAAAACGGTGTACTGGATGGAAGCCAGCGGTCAGTTCCGCAGTAAATCTCTTCAGCTGTATGCCGTACCTGTAGATGTCAGTGCCCAACTTAAGGATTTATTTTTTGACAAAAAGAAAAGTGTTGTGCTTACATCGGCTACGCTCTCGGTAGATAAGTCATTCCAGTTCATGATTGAGCAGCTTGGCTTACAGGAAGCCTCTGAGAATAATCGGCTGTTAACGTCGATGCTGCCGTCACCTTTCAACTATCGCGATCAGGCACTTCTGGTGATTCCGCGTGATTTCCCGAGTGTGAAGGGAAGTGTGGGTGATGCGCACTTTGTTAATATGCTGGTGCAATCACTTGCAGAGACGGCAATTGCTACGCGTGGACGCATGATGGTTCTGTTTACTTCATACAAGATGTTGCGACAGGTCTATGATCCGCTGAAGGAGGCACTGTCTGGCAACGACATCTCGTTGCTTGGTCAAGGCGTTGACAGTGGAAGTCGTTCCAAATTGACTCGCAGGTTCCAAGATGCCAAAGCTACGGTACTTCTGGGCACAAGCAGCTTCTGGGAGGGTGTAGATATCCCGGGAGAGGCGCTAACCTGTCTCGCTATTGTGCGACTGCCGTTCCAGCCACCGAATCATCCGTTGGTGGAAGCCAAGAGTGAGTTGCTTCAGGAACAGAAGAAAAATCCGTTCATGAAACTGTCCGTGCCACAAGCGGTCATTCGTTTCAAACAGGGATTTGGCCGATTGGTGCGTACAGCAAAGGATAGAGGCATTGTGATTGTATATGATACACGGGTGATTGAAGCGTATTATGGTAAATTCTTTTTATATTCATTACCTGGTCCCAAAATGGAGCATATGCTCACGGAGCAGATGGTTCCACGAATTACCGAGTGGTTGGAAAAACCTGCTAATGAACAAAAATAA
- a CDS encoding tetratricopeptide repeat protein, translating to MFQHVFAEMNDMLDEIIKSYPSAEGLNKQELLQKWNLLKRMSDGMLDEWLMFEEKMSQVREREMDKPASLEPEQEAVTALPELHLECFSRGQGYFKLQMYPQAIMQFSRVVTDHPESALTRFYLALAYLNLEQMAEAGTHLQQIMYLKGSPRLKGLVCNALGCIQAKLANPEAACSLFAQALQYDPTLTEPLYNMEACRLNRGKLQYANQLTTLH from the coding sequence ATGTTCCAGCATGTTTTCGCAGAAATGAACGACATGTTAGATGAAATTATCAAGAGCTATCCTTCCGCTGAAGGCCTGAACAAACAAGAATTGCTGCAAAAGTGGAATTTGCTTAAGCGGATGAGTGACGGAATGCTGGATGAATGGCTGATGTTTGAAGAAAAGATGAGCCAGGTGAGGGAGCGAGAGATGGATAAACCTGCTTCCCTTGAACCGGAACAGGAAGCTGTTACCGCTCTGCCTGAACTCCATCTGGAATGTTTCAGTCGAGGTCAGGGTTATTTCAAATTACAGATGTATCCGCAGGCGATCATGCAGTTCTCCCGGGTTGTGACCGACCATCCGGAGAGTGCATTGACTCGTTTTTACCTGGCGCTCGCGTATCTGAATCTGGAACAAATGGCGGAAGCCGGGACACATTTGCAGCAGATCATGTACCTTAAGGGTTCACCTCGCTTAAAAGGGCTTGTATGTAACGCTCTGGGCTGTATTCAAGCCAAGCTTGCAAATCCCGAAGCTGCATGTTCACTCTTTGCACAGGCCCTTCAGTATGACCCGACATTGACCGAACCACTGTACAACATGGAAGCTTGCAGGTTGAACAGGGGAAAATTGCAATATGCTAATCAGCTGACGACCCTTCATTAA
- the panD gene encoding aspartate 1-decarboxylase → MFRTLMKSKIHRATVTEANLNYVGSITIDEDLMETSDLMENEKVQIVNNNNGARLETYVIPGPRGSGVICLNGAAARLVQPGDNVIIISYAMMSQEEANTHKPTVVFVDGQNKPVQTMKQEVHATIM, encoded by the coding sequence ATGTTTAGAACACTGATGAAATCCAAAATCCACCGGGCTACGGTAACGGAAGCCAATTTGAACTATGTGGGTAGCATTACCATAGATGAAGACTTGATGGAAACATCCGACTTGATGGAAAACGAAAAAGTGCAAATTGTGAACAACAACAATGGTGCACGTCTGGAAACTTATGTGATTCCAGGACCACGCGGAAGCGGGGTCATATGTCTTAACGGCGCAGCTGCACGTCTGGTGCAGCCTGGAGATAACGTCATTATCATTTCTTACGCCATGATGTCGCAGGAAGAGGCAAATACTCACAAACCAACCGTTGTGTTTGTAGATGGACAGAATAAACCTGTACAAACGATGAAACAGGAAGTCCACGCAACAATTATGTAA
- the panC gene encoding pantoate--beta-alanine ligase, whose translation MKVLRTIAELRQELSLKRQAIRSSASVVGLVPTMGYLHQGHASLMQAARQQSDIVVLSIFVNPIQFGPNEDFDSYPRDEARDVETARSQGVDIVFIPSVEEMYPQATQTTVSVSKLTERLCGASRPGHFDGVTTVVSKLFNIVQPQRAFFGMKDAQQVAVIQQMVNDLNMPVEIVPCPIVREEDGLALSSRNVYLSAEQRNQALVLSKALRAAQEAADTGVAINAADIRRILREQIASSPLAVIDYAEIQAFPSLEPLADQEEVQGRDDLLIALAVKFGKTRLIDNIRLQKSEVLSHV comes from the coding sequence ATGAAAGTATTACGGACAATCGCAGAGTTAAGACAGGAACTAAGCTTGAAGCGTCAAGCGATTCGGTCCAGTGCGTCCGTTGTAGGTCTGGTACCAACAATGGGTTATCTTCATCAAGGTCATGCAAGCTTGATGCAGGCAGCCAGACAACAGAGCGATATCGTGGTATTAAGCATATTTGTTAATCCAATTCAATTTGGCCCTAATGAAGATTTTGACAGCTATCCGCGGGATGAAGCCAGAGATGTGGAAACAGCACGTTCACAAGGAGTGGATATCGTATTTATTCCCTCTGTTGAAGAGATGTATCCACAGGCAACGCAAACGACGGTATCTGTCTCCAAATTGACGGAGCGCTTATGTGGCGCTTCACGTCCAGGACATTTTGACGGGGTAACGACCGTAGTCTCCAAACTCTTCAACATCGTACAGCCACAGCGTGCATTTTTTGGAATGAAAGACGCTCAGCAGGTTGCGGTCATTCAACAGATGGTGAATGATTTGAATATGCCTGTAGAAATTGTACCCTGTCCGATTGTTCGCGAAGAGGATGGTCTTGCCCTCAGTTCACGTAACGTCTATCTTAGCGCTGAACAGCGTAATCAGGCTCTAGTTCTGTCGAAGGCACTGCGTGCAGCTCAAGAAGCTGCAGATACAGGTGTAGCTATTAACGCCGCAGATATCCGTCGTATTCTGCGCGAGCAGATTGCAAGCTCACCGCTTGCTGTTATCGACTACGCCGAGATTCAGGCTTTTCCAAGTCTGGAGCCGCTCGCAGATCAGGAAGAAGTTCAAGGACGTGACGATCTGCTCATCGCACTTGCGGTGAAATTCGGAAAAACAAGATTGATTGACAATATAAGGTTGCAAAAATCGGAGGTACTGTCCCATGTTTAG
- the panB gene encoding 3-methyl-2-oxobutanoate hydroxymethyltransferase — MANKQALNIVKMKKYKQDGVPLTMITAYDYPTALLAEEAGIDLILVGDSLGNVVLGYNSTLPVTIDDMVYHTRSVVRGAEKTFIVADMPFMTYHGSVDETLKGVRRLMQEGQAHAVKMEGGVEIADTVRAVVQAGVPVLGHIGLTPQSVNQIGGYRIQGKDAADAKRLMDEAKALEAAGAFGIVLELVTEEVARAISEELSIPTIGIGAGRGCDGQVLVFHDVVQYASPYTPKRFVKTYGDVGTLIRTSIEAYVKEVKDRSFPAEEHVFNAADGVLDQLYGGQRKEKVGNNS, encoded by the coding sequence ATGGCGAACAAACAAGCGTTGAATATTGTGAAAATGAAAAAATATAAGCAGGATGGCGTGCCACTTACCATGATCACGGCTTACGATTATCCAACGGCGCTCCTCGCAGAGGAAGCAGGTATCGATCTGATCCTGGTTGGTGATTCACTTGGTAATGTAGTACTGGGTTATAACTCGACGCTTCCGGTGACCATCGACGACATGGTGTACCACACACGTTCCGTAGTGCGCGGGGCCGAGAAAACGTTTATTGTGGCTGATATGCCTTTTATGACCTATCATGGCAGCGTGGATGAGACCCTTAAGGGTGTACGTCGACTGATGCAGGAGGGGCAAGCCCATGCGGTTAAAATGGAAGGCGGAGTTGAGATAGCGGACACCGTCAGAGCAGTCGTGCAAGCAGGCGTGCCTGTTCTTGGACATATTGGACTGACACCTCAATCGGTTAATCAGATTGGTGGTTACCGCATTCAGGGCAAGGATGCAGCGGATGCAAAACGTCTGATGGACGAAGCCAAAGCTCTGGAAGCTGCAGGCGCGTTTGGCATTGTGCTTGAACTGGTTACGGAAGAAGTTGCACGGGCGATCTCGGAGGAACTGTCCATCCCAACCATCGGAATTGGAGCAGGACGAGGTTGTGATGGTCAGGTACTGGTATTCCACGATGTGGTTCAATACGCCTCTCCGTATACGCCCAAACGATTTGTCAAAACCTATGGAGATGTGGGTACATTAATCAGAACCAGCATCGAAGCTTACGTGAAAGAAGTGAAAGATCGTTCGTTCCCGGCCGAAGAGCATGTATTCAATGCTGCGGATGGTGTTCTGGATCAACTGTACGGCGGACAACGCAAGGAAAAGGTGGGGAATAACTCATGA
- a CDS encoding biotin--[acetyl-CoA-carboxylase] ligase, which translates to MTKHEDLLHMLLNAEGRFVSGEEISRNLSISRTAVWKHVNKLRDMGYEFEAVSRKGYRLVTKPDSIDATALQLALDTTVFGRKAVLLASTLSTQGDVLKLAEQGQAEGAVVIAEEQTGGRGRFGRQWFSPPGKGIWMSVLLRPDLPLQHTPQLTLLTGVAVCRAVRACSGADAGIKWPNDVLIDGRKVCGILLESTVEDHEVRYCIAGIGVDVNFDPEDYPEDLTTIATSLKMETGHPVDRTKLTAAILTELEQLYYLYQKEGFGVISALWEALSVSMNREITVTNPHGVIEGKAIGLDPSGALIVAKHDGEHTLIISGEISWKS; encoded by the coding sequence ATGACCAAACATGAAGATCTGTTACATATGTTATTAAATGCAGAAGGACGATTCGTATCGGGTGAAGAGATCAGTCGTAATCTGTCCATCAGTCGGACCGCTGTGTGGAAACATGTGAACAAGTTGCGAGACATGGGTTATGAGTTTGAAGCTGTATCCCGCAAAGGATACCGTCTGGTAACGAAGCCGGATAGCATTGACGCTACTGCCCTCCAATTGGCACTGGATACAACCGTATTTGGCCGTAAGGCTGTTTTGTTGGCTTCGACCCTGTCTACGCAAGGGGATGTTCTCAAGCTAGCTGAGCAAGGGCAGGCAGAAGGTGCTGTGGTCATTGCGGAAGAACAAACAGGAGGAAGAGGACGTTTCGGTCGACAGTGGTTCTCTCCTCCGGGTAAAGGAATCTGGATGAGTGTCCTGTTACGCCCTGATCTACCACTTCAGCATACGCCCCAGCTAACTTTATTAACAGGAGTGGCTGTATGTCGTGCCGTTCGAGCTTGTTCAGGAGCTGATGCGGGCATTAAATGGCCAAATGATGTGTTGATTGACGGACGCAAGGTATGTGGCATATTGCTTGAATCCACGGTGGAAGATCATGAAGTCAGATACTGTATTGCAGGTATAGGTGTTGACGTGAATTTTGATCCAGAGGATTATCCGGAAGATCTTACAACTATAGCTACTTCGCTCAAGATGGAGACGGGTCATCCCGTTGATCGCACCAAACTAACGGCTGCCATTTTGACGGAGCTTGAACAGTTGTATTATTTGTATCAAAAAGAAGGATTCGGCGTGATCTCAGCACTATGGGAGGCCCTGTCCGTATCGATGAATCGAGAGATTACTGTGACGAATCCTCATGGTGTCATTGAAGGGAAGGCAATTGGTCTTGACCCTTCTGGTGCACTTATCGTGGCGAAGCACGATGGAGAACATACACTAATCATCTCTGGTGAGATTTCCTGGAAATCATAA
- a CDS encoding CCA tRNA nucleotidyltransferase has translation MVQWTQVDRKMAMQSENVLTTLNKHGYKAYWVGGCVRDELLGRVVDDMDITTSASPEQVMELFDDCIPTGLQHGTVTVRSGGYYFEVTTFRTESEYQDNRRPAAVQFVQDIKEDLQRRDFTMNALAMDVTGTIVDPFGGQADIKEERVRCVGSAMERFGEDALRMLRCVRFASVFDFKIAHNTWKGLVRQKDLLQHIAMERVRTEMVKMMSGPHPLRGLELLYRSDALAHIKAPVISARFNKTLLSNLEQLSGEHVLLRWSLILIAGGYSKDEADVLLRQWTFSNEHRSRITGVLQVEQLIHTSVQEPKDTVSLRSDWIVTVLACGVQAADDWLRIQSALPAGWRNQSEQAEIQVVLVKEVAAEWSQSIPVHDLKELDITGEQVLQMVQRKGGPWLGQLMKHLLRETAIGTIANQHEALSAEVKRVVQDDQT, from the coding sequence GTGGTTCAATGGACACAGGTAGATCGTAAAATGGCAATGCAAAGTGAGAATGTACTCACAACATTAAACAAACATGGTTACAAGGCATATTGGGTAGGTGGTTGCGTTCGTGACGAATTGCTGGGACGAGTTGTAGACGATATGGATATCACGACATCTGCTTCTCCAGAGCAAGTCATGGAACTGTTTGACGATTGTATTCCTACAGGTTTACAACACGGTACGGTTACCGTTCGTTCGGGCGGTTATTACTTTGAAGTGACCACGTTTCGAACAGAATCCGAATATCAGGATAATCGCAGACCTGCTGCGGTTCAATTTGTTCAAGATATCAAGGAAGACTTACAGCGGCGTGATTTCACGATGAACGCTCTTGCCATGGATGTCACTGGGACAATCGTTGACCCATTCGGTGGACAGGCAGATATCAAGGAAGAGCGAGTCAGATGTGTGGGTTCTGCGATGGAACGATTTGGTGAAGATGCACTGCGGATGCTCCGCTGTGTCCGGTTTGCTTCCGTATTTGATTTCAAAATTGCCCATAACACGTGGAAAGGTCTTGTAAGGCAGAAAGACCTGCTTCAACATATAGCAATGGAACGGGTACGTACCGAGATGGTAAAAATGATGTCGGGACCGCATCCTTTAAGAGGGTTGGAGCTGTTATACAGAAGTGATGCGCTTGCGCACATCAAAGCGCCAGTTATCTCGGCGCGTTTTAACAAGACGTTGTTATCCAATCTGGAACAATTGTCAGGTGAGCATGTGTTGCTCCGCTGGTCACTCATCCTGATTGCTGGTGGTTATAGCAAGGATGAAGCAGATGTATTATTACGTCAGTGGACATTCTCCAATGAACATCGTTCTCGTATAACAGGGGTCCTTCAGGTGGAACAGTTGATTCACACTTCCGTTCAGGAGCCGAAGGATACGGTCAGTCTCCGTTCCGATTGGATCGTTACTGTTCTGGCTTGTGGCGTTCAGGCGGCGGATGATTGGCTTCGAATACAGTCTGCACTACCAGCAGGATGGCGGAATCAGTCCGAACAGGCAGAAATACAGGTTGTTTTGGTTAAAGAGGTTGCAGCCGAATGGAGTCAATCGATCCCTGTGCATGACTTGAAAGAGCTGGATATCACAGGGGAACAAGTGTTACAAATGGTGCAGCGCAAAGGTGGGCCTTGGCTGGGTCAACTGATGAAACATTTGTTACGAGAAACAGCGATTGGAACGATAGCGAATCAGCATGAAGCACTAAGTGCCGAAGTGAAGCGGGTGGTTCAAGATGACCAAACATGA
- the bshA gene encoding N-acetyl-alpha-D-glucosaminyl L-malate synthase BshA, with amino-acid sequence MDKKLKIGITCYPSLGGSGVVATELGKLLAEQGHQVHFIANSIPFRLGTFQKNIFYHEVEVNDYYVFRYPPYDLSLATKMAQVAKSQQLDLLHVHYAVPHAVCAFLAKQMVGDGLKVVTTLHGTDITVLAQDESLKDLIRLAINESDAVTAVSQDLIRETVELLDIQRPIDLTYNFIDKRIYYPRDAASLRRDFAAPDEKILMHISNFRPVKRTQDVVEVFRQVQEQVPAKLLFVGEGPDLPKMQWKINDLGLNDKVHFLGKQDDIAQVISMADVLMLPSEKESFGLVALEAMACGVPTIGSQAGGIPELVLHGKTGYLSAIGDTQSMAENTIRLLTDDRLAAEFREACLQRAHHDFCNDAIRHEYEQIYYRVLGREVPNLKPVCG; translated from the coding sequence ATGGATAAAAAGCTAAAAATCGGCATCACCTGTTATCCGTCCCTCGGCGGGTCTGGCGTTGTCGCAACGGAACTGGGCAAATTACTTGCCGAACAGGGGCATCAGGTTCATTTTATTGCCAACAGTATCCCGTTCAGACTGGGTACGTTCCAGAAAAATATTTTTTATCACGAAGTTGAAGTAAATGATTATTATGTTTTCCGTTACCCTCCGTATGACCTGTCCCTGGCAACAAAGATGGCTCAGGTGGCTAAGTCACAGCAGCTGGATCTGCTGCATGTTCATTACGCCGTTCCACACGCAGTATGTGCCTTTCTTGCGAAACAGATGGTAGGGGACGGCCTTAAAGTGGTTACCACGTTACATGGAACAGATATTACGGTTCTGGCTCAAGATGAATCTCTGAAGGATCTGATCCGTCTAGCCATTAATGAAAGTGACGCGGTTACTGCCGTATCACAAGATTTGATTCGGGAAACGGTCGAATTGCTGGATATTCAGCGTCCAATCGATCTAACCTATAATTTTATTGACAAACGAATATATTATCCGCGGGATGCTGCCAGTCTGCGAAGAGACTTTGCTGCGCCCGACGAAAAAATATTAATGCACATCTCCAATTTCCGACCGGTGAAGAGAACTCAGGATGTGGTAGAGGTCTTCCGTCAGGTACAGGAGCAGGTTCCTGCCAAACTGTTATTTGTTGGTGAAGGACCTGATTTGCCGAAGATGCAATGGAAAATTAATGATCTCGGGTTGAATGATAAAGTTCATTTCCTTGGCAAACAGGATGACATTGCTCAGGTCATTTCCATGGCAGACGTGTTGATGCTTCCATCGGAGAAGGAAAGTTTCGGACTTGTGGCGCTCGAAGCAATGGCTTGTGGCGTACCCACGATCGGTTCACAGGCCGGAGGAATTCCGGAACTGGTCTTACATGGTAAGACGGGGTATTTATCCGCGATCGGGGATACACAATCCATGGCCGAGAACACCATCCGTTTATTGACGGACGATCGTTTGGCTGCGGAGTTCAGGGAAGCATGTCTTCAGCGCGCGCATCACGACTTTTGCAATGATGCTATTCGGCATGAATATGAACAGATATATTACCGGGTGTTAGGAAGGGAAGTTCCGAATCTGAAGCCGGTTTGCGGTTAA
- the bshB1 gene encoding bacillithiol biosynthesis deacetylase BshB1, with protein sequence MSLDILIFGAHADDAEIGMGGTIAKHTAAGLKVGVCDLTRAEMSSNGTVERRTEEAEQASRILGLSCRTNLGLPDRGLYLTPEHVQAVTAEIRRHAPRMVFAPYWEDRHPDHVNCSKLVQEAVFNAKLRNYMPDMPAVQVKELYFYFINDIGPTDLIVDITEHYEQKETSLLSYRSQFELGDGAVSTPLNQGYIERVRARDSLLGQRSLIPFAEGFATITPYVVPQFGPGAQ encoded by the coding sequence ATGAGTCTGGATATTCTCATCTTTGGAGCACATGCAGACGATGCGGAGATTGGTATGGGTGGAACGATTGCCAAACATACCGCTGCTGGCTTGAAAGTAGGCGTGTGTGATCTGACTCGTGCTGAGATGTCTTCCAACGGAACAGTAGAGCGCAGAACCGAGGAAGCGGAGCAAGCCTCCCGCATCCTCGGTCTTTCGTGTCGAACGAATCTGGGGCTTCCTGATCGTGGCTTGTATCTTACTCCTGAACATGTACAGGCGGTAACGGCTGAGATACGGCGTCATGCCCCTCGGATGGTGTTTGCTCCGTATTGGGAAGATCGTCATCCGGATCATGTCAATTGCAGTAAGCTTGTGCAGGAGGCTGTATTTAACGCCAAGCTTCGCAACTACATGCCGGACATGCCTGCCGTGCAGGTGAAGGAACTTTATTTTTACTTTATTAATGACATCGGGCCTACGGATTTGATTGTTGATATTACGGAACACTATGAGCAAAAAGAAACATCATTGCTCTCTTATCGTTCCCAATTCGAACTGGGAGACGGAGCGGTCTCGACGCCATTGAATCAAGGGTATATTGAACGTGTAAGAGCCCGTGATTCCTTGCTCGGACAACGCAGTCTCATCCCGTTTGCAGAAGGTTTTGCTACAATTACACCTTACGTGGTTCCTCAATTTGGCCCGGGTGCCCAATAA
- the mgsA gene encoding methylglyoxal synthase codes for MLKIAFIAHDRKKEEMVNFVTAYEPVFTDHQLYSTGTTGLRIMEGTSLKIHRFESGPLGGDQQIGALVAQNEMDLIIFLRDPLMAQPHEPDINALLRLCDVQGIPLATNIATAEILVKALDRGDFAWRELVHKYKPEAGLNSGDSE; via the coding sequence ATGTTGAAAATAGCATTTATTGCCCATGATCGTAAAAAAGAAGAGATGGTTAACTTCGTGACGGCATATGAGCCTGTTTTTACGGACCATCAATTGTATTCTACAGGAACAACAGGCCTTCGTATTATGGAAGGAACGTCTCTGAAGATTCATCGATTCGAATCAGGCCCACTGGGCGGAGATCAGCAGATTGGAGCTTTGGTTGCGCAAAATGAGATGGATCTGATTATTTTCCTGCGCGATCCACTGATGGCACAACCTCACGAGCCGGATATTAATGCGTTGCTGCGTCTTTGTGATGTGCAGGGAATTCCACTTGCCACCAATATCGCTACCGCTGAGATTCTGGTTAAGGCTCTGGATCGTGGTGATTTTGCCTGGAGAGAGCTGGTACATAAATACAAGCCGGAGGCTGGATTGAATTCGGGTGATTCCGAATGA